A window of Brassica napus cultivar Da-Ae chromosome A6 unlocalized genomic scaffold, Da-Ae chrA06_Random_5, whole genome shotgun sequence contains these coding sequences:
- the LOC125594380 gene encoding 30S ribosomal protein S11, chloroplastic, whose product MAKPILRIGSRKNTRSGSRKNVRRIPKGVIHVQASFNNTIVTVTDVRGRVISWSSAGTCGFRGTRRGTPFAAQTAAGNAIRAVVDQGMQRAEVRIKGPGLGRDAALRAIRRS is encoded by the coding sequence atgGCAAAACCTATATTAAGAATTGGTTCACGTAAAAATACCCGTAGTGGTTCACGTAAAAATGTACGTAGAATACCAAAGGGAGTTATTCATGTTCAAGCAAGTTTCAACAATACCATTGTGACCGTTACAGATGTACGGGGTCGGGTGATTTCTTGGTCCTCCGCGGGTACTTGTGGATTCAGGGGTACAAGAAGAGGAACACCTTTTGCTGCTCAAACCGCAGCAGGAAATGCTATTCGAGCAGTAGTGGATCAAGGTATGCAACGAGCTGAAGTAAGGATAAAAGGCCCTGGACTAGGAAGAGATGCAGCATTACGAGCTATTCGTAGAAGCG